The following proteins are encoded in a genomic region of Anomaloglossus baeobatrachus isolate aAnoBae1 chromosome 6, aAnoBae1.hap1, whole genome shotgun sequence:
- the LOC142244382 gene encoding U6 snRNA-associated Sm-like protein LSm5: MAANVTTNPSQLLPLELVDKCIGSRIHIVMKSDKEIVGTLLGFDDFVNMVLEDVTEFEITPEGRRITKLDQILLNGNNITMLVPGGEGPEV, translated from the exons ATGGCGGCTAATGTCACCACCAACCCGTCACAGCTGCTTCCGCTCG AGCTGGTGGATAAGTGTATAGGATCCCGTATACACATCGTTATGAAGAGTGACAAGGAGATTGTAGGCACGCTGCTGGGGTTTGATGACTTTGTCA ATATGGTCCTAGAAGACGTCACAGAATT TGAGATCACACCTGAAGGACGACGTATTACAAAGCTGGATCAAATTCTGTTAAATGGAAACAATATAACAATG CTTGTACCTGGAGGAGAAGGCCCAGAAGTATAA